The Amycolatopsis viridis genome window below encodes:
- a CDS encoding PucR family transcriptional regulator yields MSRTAPGLPAVAATLLARLDPLAAELTARIRAEIGFYVVSDDVPDASLAESVRDNLRLILHALIAGDPPDLAAAHATGRERAVQSAPLPEVLAAFRIGFGGLWAAIAAEARATGAIDDAALVDMVAGVWQLAGDVADAMTAAYRDAVAEMMLRDEHRRSVLVEALLSGEIDQQSLWETAHALRLPVEGRFVVVAAATPEPGGEALPGIASRLAASDIRSAWRLQPHQQVGVLALPAPATVDGVLTVLRRANARAGVSPVYRTLRETPQALQFARLALRGLGDGEVAQFADTPLAVLMAAAPAEAGQVAARVLGPVLALADRARLLDTLECWFDAGGSAAEAAQRLFCHPNTVRYRLRRVEELTGRKLTDPRAVAELSAALQALRMHP; encoded by the coding sequence GTGTCGCGCACCGCTCCCGGGTTGCCGGCCGTGGCGGCGACGCTGCTGGCCCGGCTGGATCCGCTCGCCGCCGAACTGACCGCCCGGATCCGCGCCGAGATCGGTTTCTACGTCGTCAGCGACGACGTGCCGGACGCTTCGCTGGCGGAGTCGGTGCGGGACAACCTGCGTCTGATCCTGCACGCCCTGATCGCCGGCGACCCGCCGGACCTGGCCGCCGCGCACGCCACCGGGCGGGAACGGGCCGTCCAGTCCGCACCGCTGCCGGAGGTGCTGGCGGCGTTCCGGATCGGCTTCGGCGGCCTGTGGGCCGCGATCGCCGCCGAGGCCCGTGCGACGGGAGCCATCGACGACGCCGCCCTGGTGGACATGGTGGCCGGCGTGTGGCAGCTGGCCGGGGACGTGGCGGACGCGATGACCGCGGCCTACCGGGACGCCGTCGCGGAGATGATGCTGCGCGACGAACACCGACGCTCGGTGCTCGTCGAGGCGCTGCTGTCCGGGGAGATCGACCAGCAGTCGCTGTGGGAGACGGCGCACGCGCTGCGGCTGCCGGTCGAGGGCCGCTTCGTCGTCGTGGCCGCGGCGACCCCGGAGCCCGGCGGGGAGGCGCTGCCGGGGATCGCCTCCCGCCTCGCCGCGTCCGACATCCGGTCGGCGTGGCGGTTGCAGCCCCACCAGCAGGTCGGGGTGCTGGCCCTGCCCGCACCGGCCACTGTGGACGGTGTGCTCACGGTGCTGCGACGGGCGAACGCGCGCGCCGGCGTCAGCCCGGTGTACCGCACGCTGCGGGAGACGCCGCAGGCGCTCCAGTTCGCCCGGCTGGCGCTGCGTGGCCTCGGGGACGGCGAGGTCGCGCAGTTCGCCGACACCCCGCTCGCGGTGCTGATGGCCGCGGCGCCCGCCGAGGCGGGGCAGGTCGCCGCCCGCGTGCTCGGGCCCGTTCTGGCGCTGGCGGACCGGGCACGCTTGCTGGACACGCTGGAGTGCTGGTTCGACGCGGGCGGTTCGGCGGCCGAAGCGGCACAGCGGCTGTTCTGCCATCCCAACACCGTGCGGTACCGGCTGCGGCGGGTCGAGGAACTGACCGGCCGGAAGCTGACGGACCCGCGGGCCGTCGCGGAACTGTCGGCGGCCCTCCAGGCACTCCGGATGCATCCCTGA
- a CDS encoding DinB family protein has protein sequence MTNRGDVRPPSGNEDEKTTLVTFLDYLREAIVAKVAGVPDAAGRAAGVPSGTSLLWLLKHLIAVEHNWFAWAYRGEEPRVDDDALPADADTADTLIAEYRETVRRCNEIIAECPDLDRPGARSLRETDSCPPSMRWLLVHMIEKTARHAGHADILREQIDGSTGR, from the coding sequence ATGACGAACCGCGGTGACGTGCGTCCGCCCAGCGGAAACGAGGACGAGAAGACCACGCTGGTGACCTTCCTCGACTACCTCAGGGAGGCGATCGTCGCGAAGGTCGCCGGTGTCCCGGACGCCGCCGGGCGCGCCGCGGGAGTGCCGTCCGGCACCAGCCTGCTGTGGCTGCTCAAGCACCTGATCGCGGTCGAGCACAACTGGTTCGCCTGGGCCTACCGGGGCGAGGAGCCGCGCGTGGACGACGACGCCCTTCCCGCTGACGCCGACACCGCGGACACGCTGATCGCCGAATACCGCGAGACCGTGCGGCGGTGCAACGAGATCATCGCCGAGTGCCCCGATCTGGACCGCCCCGGGGCGCGATCGCTGCGGGAAACGGACTCCTGCCCGCCGTCGATGCGCTGGCTGCTCGTCCACATGATCGAGAAAACCGCCCGGCACGCCGGTCACGCCGACATCCTGCGCGAGCAGATCGACGGCTCCACCGGCCGCTGA
- a CDS encoding valine--tRNA ligase — MTENAPDQQPALPAAWNPADEEAALYQRWVDAGYFTADAGSDKPPFTIVLPPPNVTGSLHMGHALNHTLMDLMTRRRRMQGYEVLWLPGMDHAGIATQNAVERELAEQGKSRHDLGREKFVERVWEWKAEYGGKILDQMRRLGDGVDWSRERFTMDKGLSRAVQTIFKRLFDDGLIYRAERIINWCPRCLTALSDIEVEHSEDEGELVSIRYGDGDHAIVVATTRAETMLGDTAVAVHPDDERYRHLVGTEVELPLTGRRIPVIADEHVDPEFGTGAVKVTPAHDPNDFEIGRRHDLPMPTIMDERATITVAGPFQGLDRFEARPAIVAALREQGRIVAEKRPYLHAVGHCSRCDTVVEPRLSLQWWVNVEPLARAAGDAVRDGRTKVHPPELAKRYFDWVDNMHDWTISRQLWWGHRIPVWYGPDGETVCVGPDEQPPSGDGWTQDPDVLDTWFSSGLWPLSTLGWPEQTADLAKFYPTTVLSTGYDILFFWVARMMMFGLYAGDGVQPFDHVYLHGLIRDQFGKKMSKSRGNGIDPLDWMDSYGADATRFTLARGANPGADMAVAEEWAAGSRNFCTKLWNATKFALMNGATVAKPLPAAADLTEADRWILGRLATTVSEVDSLLEDFQFAKAVDRLYHFTWDELCDWYLELAKVQIAGAHADGTRAVLGHVFDTVLRLLHPVIPFITEKLWQALTGGESIVIAPWPTADDSYTDAAAEARIADVQKLITEIRRFRSDQGLKPGQRVAARVDGAGFADLGRHEEAVRALARLTAPEDGFTASASVEVSLSGGNVHVELDLSGAVDVAAERKRLEKDLAAAQKELKQTEGKLGNQAFLDKAPAEVVDKIKVRRDAAAADIERLTARLGSLPTA, encoded by the coding sequence GTGACGGAGAACGCCCCTGACCAGCAGCCCGCCCTCCCGGCCGCGTGGAACCCGGCCGATGAAGAAGCCGCCCTCTACCAGCGGTGGGTAGACGCGGGCTACTTCACGGCCGACGCCGGGTCGGACAAGCCTCCGTTCACCATCGTGCTGCCGCCGCCGAACGTGACCGGCAGCCTGCACATGGGGCACGCGCTCAACCACACGCTGATGGACTTGATGACGCGCCGCCGCCGCATGCAGGGCTACGAGGTCCTCTGGCTGCCGGGCATGGACCACGCCGGCATCGCCACCCAGAACGCGGTCGAGCGCGAGCTGGCGGAGCAGGGCAAGTCCCGCCACGACCTGGGCCGCGAGAAGTTCGTCGAGCGGGTCTGGGAGTGGAAGGCCGAGTACGGGGGCAAGATCCTCGACCAGATGCGGCGCCTCGGTGACGGCGTCGACTGGTCGCGCGAGCGGTTCACCATGGACAAGGGCCTGTCCCGCGCCGTCCAGACGATCTTCAAGCGGCTGTTCGACGACGGCCTGATCTACCGCGCCGAGCGCATCATCAACTGGTGCCCGCGGTGCCTCACCGCGCTGTCGGACATCGAGGTGGAGCACTCCGAGGACGAGGGCGAGCTCGTCTCGATCCGCTACGGCGACGGTGACCACGCGATCGTCGTGGCCACCACCCGCGCCGAGACCATGCTGGGCGACACCGCGGTGGCCGTGCACCCGGACGACGAGCGGTACCGGCACCTGGTCGGCACCGAGGTGGAGCTGCCGCTGACCGGCCGCCGCATCCCGGTCATCGCCGACGAGCACGTCGACCCGGAGTTCGGCACCGGCGCCGTCAAGGTCACCCCCGCGCACGACCCGAACGACTTCGAGATCGGCCGCCGGCACGACCTGCCGATGCCGACGATCATGGATGAGCGCGCCACGATCACCGTCGCCGGCCCGTTCCAGGGGCTCGACCGGTTCGAGGCCCGCCCGGCGATCGTCGCCGCGCTGCGCGAGCAGGGCCGGATCGTGGCCGAGAAGCGGCCGTACCTGCACGCGGTCGGCCACTGCTCGCGGTGCGACACCGTGGTCGAGCCGCGGCTGTCGTTGCAGTGGTGGGTCAACGTGGAGCCGCTGGCCCGCGCCGCCGGGGACGCGGTGCGCGACGGGCGCACCAAGGTCCACCCGCCGGAGCTGGCGAAGCGCTACTTCGACTGGGTCGACAACATGCACGACTGGACGATCTCGCGCCAGCTGTGGTGGGGCCACCGCATCCCGGTCTGGTACGGGCCGGACGGCGAGACGGTGTGCGTCGGGCCGGACGAGCAGCCGCCGTCGGGTGACGGGTGGACCCAGGATCCGGACGTGCTGGACACCTGGTTCTCCTCGGGCCTGTGGCCGCTGTCCACGCTGGGCTGGCCGGAACAGACCGCGGACCTGGCGAAGTTCTACCCGACCACCGTGCTGTCCACCGGCTACGACATCCTGTTCTTCTGGGTCGCCCGGATGATGATGTTCGGTCTCTACGCCGGTGACGGCGTCCAGCCGTTCGACCACGTCTACCTGCACGGGCTGATCCGGGACCAGTTCGGCAAGAAGATGTCGAAGTCCCGCGGCAACGGCATCGACCCGCTGGACTGGATGGACAGCTACGGCGCCGACGCCACCCGCTTCACCCTCGCCCGCGGCGCCAACCCGGGCGCGGACATGGCGGTGGCGGAGGAGTGGGCGGCCGGTTCCCGCAACTTCTGCACGAAGCTGTGGAACGCCACGAAGTTCGCGCTGATGAACGGCGCCACCGTGGCGAAGCCGCTGCCCGCCGCGGCGGACCTGACCGAGGCCGACCGCTGGATCCTCGGCAGGCTCGCCACCACGGTGTCCGAAGTGGACAGCCTGCTGGAGGACTTCCAGTTCGCCAAGGCCGTCGACCGGCTCTACCACTTCACCTGGGACGAGCTGTGCGACTGGTACCTGGAGCTGGCGAAGGTCCAGATCGCCGGTGCGCACGCCGACGGCACCCGCGCGGTGCTGGGCCACGTGTTCGACACGGTGCTGCGGCTGCTGCACCCGGTGATCCCGTTCATCACCGAGAAGCTGTGGCAGGCGCTGACCGGCGGTGAGTCGATCGTGATCGCCCCCTGGCCCACGGCCGACGACTCCTACACGGATGCCGCGGCCGAGGCGCGGATCGCCGACGTGCAGAAGCTGATCACCGAGATCCGCCGGTTCCGCTCCGACCAGGGCCTCAAGCCGGGGCAGCGCGTCGCGGCGCGGGTCGACGGTGCGGGCTTCGCAGACCTCGGCCGGCACGAGGAAGCGGTCCGGGCGCTGGCGCGCCTGACCGCACCGGAGGACGGGTTCACCGCCTCGGCCTCGGTCGAGGTGAGCCTGTCCGGCGGGAACGTGCACGTCGAGCTGGACCTGTCCGGCGCGGTGGACGTGGCGGCCGAGCGGAAGCGGCTGGAGAAGGATCTGGCGGCGGCTCAGAAGGAGCTGAAGCAGACCGAGGGCAAGCTCGGGAACCAGGCGTTCCTGGACAAGGCGCCGGCTGAGGTGGTCGACAAGATCAAGGTGCGGCGCGATGCGGCGGCGGCGGACATCGAGCGCCTGACGGCGCGGCTGGGTTCCCTGCCCACGGCGTGA
- a CDS encoding MarR family winged helix-turn-helix transcriptional regulator: MPRVPNDVARLAGSVRAVVGQLHRRLRQVDNAGVLTPSQSAVLARLDRDGPATQAQLAAAEHVRQQSMAATLAVLDELGYLTRTPDPRDGRRIVISLSDLGEKTVRGVHQHREEWLARALVDELTPDERRTIEDALPLLRRLAQR, from the coding sequence ATGCCCCGGGTACCGAACGACGTCGCGCGACTGGCGGGATCCGTGCGGGCCGTGGTCGGGCAGCTGCACCGCCGGTTGCGGCAGGTCGACAACGCCGGGGTGCTCACGCCGTCCCAGTCGGCGGTGCTCGCCCGGCTGGACCGGGACGGTCCGGCGACCCAGGCGCAGCTCGCGGCGGCCGAGCACGTCCGGCAGCAGTCCATGGCGGCCACGCTCGCCGTGCTGGACGAGCTCGGCTACCTCACCCGGACGCCCGACCCGCGGGACGGCCGCCGCATCGTGATCAGCCTGTCGGACCTGGGCGAGAAGACCGTGCGGGGCGTCCACCAGCACCGCGAGGAGTGGCTGGCCCGCGCCCTGGTCGACGAGCTCACCCCGGACGAACGCCGCACGATCGAGGACGCGCTGCCGCTGCTGCGGCGACTGGCGCAACGATGA
- a CDS encoding MFS transporter, with translation MVTTAQPTTTRSSTAYPPRLVLPLVASAVLNPINSTLIAVALVPIGRAFGAGPEQTAWLITSLYLATAVGQPVVGLFVDRFGARRVLLAGAVTVMLAGIGGLLAFSLGWLVAVRVVLGVGTCAGFPAAMAVLRRRADTTGGGVPSRILSVLAMSAQTVMVIGPTLGGALIGLAGWPAIFAVNIPLAAVAIVLALLWVPKDPAPSGPREPIDVAGIALFSATLLAVLLYVMAPAVSDLYLLGVAVLLAALFIRVELRSRRPFLDLRMLAGNGPLLRTYLRQALAFLIVYAVMFGYVQWLESARELSESAAGALLMPMSVAAVVAAAWAGKPTRLKGRLIVNSTALLAGAVLLLFVGDGTWLGALVVLAAIFGLGQGLTSVTNQTVLYGQAPPEVIGTASGLFRTAQYLGAIAASTLIALCFGDRASSGGLHGLAVALIVIGVVLFIVTAADRALRNAGTGAGAPGHRP, from the coding sequence GTGGTGACGACGGCTCAGCCCACGACGACGCGATCCTCCACCGCCTATCCCCCGCGCCTGGTCCTCCCGCTGGTGGCCAGCGCGGTCCTCAACCCCATCAACTCCACCCTGATCGCCGTCGCGCTGGTGCCGATCGGCCGGGCGTTCGGCGCCGGGCCGGAGCAGACCGCGTGGCTGATCACCTCGCTGTACCTGGCCACGGCCGTGGGGCAGCCGGTGGTCGGGCTGTTCGTCGACCGGTTCGGCGCGCGGCGCGTGCTGCTGGCCGGCGCGGTGACCGTGATGCTCGCGGGCATCGGCGGGCTGCTCGCGTTCTCGCTGGGCTGGCTCGTCGCCGTGCGGGTCGTGCTCGGGGTCGGCACGTGCGCCGGGTTCCCGGCCGCGATGGCGGTGCTGCGCCGGCGCGCGGACACCACCGGCGGTGGCGTACCGAGCCGGATCCTGTCGGTCCTCGCGATGTCGGCGCAGACCGTCATGGTGATCGGGCCGACGCTCGGCGGTGCGCTGATCGGTCTGGCGGGGTGGCCGGCGATCTTCGCGGTCAACATCCCGCTGGCCGCCGTCGCGATCGTGCTCGCCCTCCTCTGGGTGCCCAAGGACCCGGCGCCCAGCGGCCCCCGGGAGCCGATCGACGTCGCCGGCATCGCGTTGTTCTCGGCGACCCTGCTCGCGGTGCTCCTCTACGTGATGGCGCCCGCGGTGTCCGACCTGTACCTGCTCGGCGTCGCGGTGCTGCTGGCCGCGCTGTTCATCCGCGTCGAGCTGCGTTCCCGCCGGCCGTTCCTCGACCTGCGCATGCTCGCGGGGAACGGCCCGCTGCTGCGCACCTACCTGCGCCAGGCACTGGCGTTCCTCATCGTCTACGCGGTCATGTTCGGGTACGTCCAGTGGCTGGAGTCGGCGCGCGAGCTGTCCGAGTCGGCGGCCGGCGCGCTGCTGATGCCGATGTCGGTCGCCGCCGTGGTGGCTGCGGCCTGGGCCGGCAAACCGACCCGGCTCAAGGGCCGACTGATCGTCAACTCGACGGCCCTGCTCGCCGGGGCGGTGCTGCTGCTGTTCGTGGGCGACGGGACGTGGCTCGGCGCGCTGGTGGTGCTGGCCGCGATCTTCGGGCTGGGCCAGGGGCTGACGAGCGTCACCAACCAGACCGTCCTGTATGGACAGGCGCCGCCGGAGGTGATCGGCACCGCGAGCGGCCTGTTCCGCACCGCGCAGTACCTCGGCGCGATCGCGGCGTCGACGCTGATCGCGTTGTGCTTCGGCGACCGGGCCAGCTCGGGCGGCCTGCACGGGCTGGCCGTCGCGCTCATCGTGATCGGCGTGGTGCTGTTCATCGTGACGGCCGCCGACCGGGCCCTGCGGAACGCCGGTACCGGGGCCGGCGCACCCGGGCACCGGCCGTGA
- a CDS encoding VOC family protein: protein MSSVDLDAVRAERDRIRDAHLQPAGQRPASSARGLHHTALISSDVERTIRFYQDVLEFPLTELIENRDYPGSSHFFFDIGNGNLLAFFDFPGLDVGPYAEVLGGLHHVAISVDPQRWQRLAGKLADAGVEHAVHSDVSVYFRDPDGARIELIADPLGEMYGHQVL, encoded by the coding sequence ATGAGCTCCGTCGACCTCGACGCGGTGCGCGCGGAGCGCGACCGCATCCGCGACGCCCACCTCCAGCCCGCCGGGCAACGGCCGGCCTCCTCCGCCCGTGGCCTGCACCACACGGCGCTGATCAGCAGCGACGTCGAGCGGACCATCCGCTTCTACCAGGACGTGCTGGAGTTCCCGCTCACCGAGCTGATCGAGAACCGCGACTACCCCGGCTCGTCGCACTTCTTCTTCGACATCGGCAACGGCAACCTGCTGGCCTTCTTCGACTTCCCCGGCCTGGACGTCGGCCCCTACGCCGAGGTGCTCGGCGGGCTGCACCACGTCGCCATCTCGGTCGACCCGCAGCGGTGGCAGCGGCTGGCGGGCAAGCTGGCCGACGCCGGCGTCGAGCACGCCGTGCACAGCGACGTCTCGGTCTACTTCCGCGATCCGGACGGCGCCCGCATCGAGCTCATCGCCGACCCCTTGGGTGAGATGTACGGCCACCAGGTGCTCTAG
- a CDS encoding YceI family protein: MTAQTSYPTLTGEYTLDPTHTRIGFVARHAMVTKVRGSFNEFSGTARIDGENPAKSSVTVAIKADSIDTRNADRDAHLRSNDFLSMDEHPEITFVSTAIEQTGETSFDVTGDLTIRGITKPVTIPFEFEGAAQDPFGNARIGFEGSTTINRKDFGVTWNAALETGGVLVSDKVTLEFEVSAIKAA; this comes from the coding sequence ATGACCGCCCAGACCAGCTACCCGACCCTGACCGGCGAGTACACCCTGGACCCGACCCACACCCGCATCGGTTTCGTCGCCCGCCACGCGATGGTGACCAAGGTGCGCGGTTCGTTCAACGAGTTCAGCGGCACCGCGCGGATCGACGGCGAGAACCCGGCGAAATCGTCGGTGACGGTCGCCATCAAGGCCGACAGCATCGACACCCGCAACGCCGACCGCGACGCGCACCTGCGCAGCAACGACTTCCTGTCGATGGACGAGCACCCGGAGATCACCTTCGTCTCCACCGCCATCGAGCAGACCGGTGAGACGAGCTTCGACGTGACCGGGGACCTGACGATCCGGGGCATCACGAAGCCGGTCACGATCCCGTTCGAGTTCGAGGGCGCCGCGCAGGACCCGTTCGGCAACGCCCGGATCGGCTTCGAGGGCTCGACCACCATCAACCGCAAGGACTTCGGCGTCACCTGGAACGCCGCCCTGGAGACCGGCGGTGTCCTGGTCAGCGACAAGGTCACCCTGGAGTTCGAGGTCTCCGCGATCAAAGCCGCCTGA
- a CDS encoding MarR family winged helix-turn-helix transcriptional regulator → MTRWLDESEQQAWRAYVTMQSHLNAALGRRMQADSKLSLPDFEVLVQLTETREGRVRVFELARALDWEKSRLSHHLRRMQKRGLVAREECPDDARGAYIAVTPEGREAIEQAAPHHVETVRELVFDVLTPDQVDALRAISERILAAVRPEDWAQDRK, encoded by the coding sequence ATGACCCGATGGCTCGACGAGTCCGAACAGCAGGCGTGGCGCGCGTACGTGACCATGCAGAGCCACCTGAACGCCGCACTGGGCCGCCGGATGCAGGCCGACTCGAAGCTGTCGCTGCCCGATTTCGAGGTCCTGGTGCAGCTCACCGAGACCCGGGAGGGACGGGTTCGGGTGTTCGAGCTGGCCCGGGCGCTGGACTGGGAGAAGAGCCGGCTGTCCCACCACCTGCGCCGCATGCAGAAGCGCGGACTGGTGGCGCGCGAGGAGTGCCCGGACGACGCGCGCGGCGCCTACATCGCAGTGACACCCGAAGGCCGGGAGGCGATCGAGCAGGCCGCGCCGCACCACGTGGAGACCGTGCGCGAGCTGGTGTTCGACGTCCTGACCCCGGATCAGGTGGACGCCCTGCGGGCGATCTCCGAGCGGATCCTCGCCGCGGTCCGCCCGGAGGACTGGGCTCAGGACCGCAAGTAG
- a CDS encoding SDR family NAD(P)-dependent oxidoreductase, translating to MSRGVLVTGASAGLGRAIATAFAERGDRVAVHFNANRVAAEATLAALPGDGHALVQGDIRDARVIADTAEEALGGVDVLVNNAAVVTTTETAHPLAETTFEHWRAVWRQSVEVNLLGAADLTFCVARHMIARGARGRVVNVGSRGAFRGEPDHPAYGATKAALHSLGQSLAVHLAPHGIAVSAVAPGFIATERVADWLTGERGAALRAQSPFGRVAEPGEIAAAVVYLASAGAEWAAGAILDVNGASYLRS from the coding sequence ATGAGCCGCGGAGTCCTCGTCACCGGTGCCTCGGCCGGCCTGGGCCGCGCGATCGCGACGGCGTTCGCCGAGCGCGGTGACCGGGTCGCGGTGCACTTCAACGCCAACCGGGTGGCCGCGGAAGCCACGCTCGCCGCCCTGCCCGGCGACGGCCACGCGCTCGTGCAGGGCGACATCCGGGACGCGCGGGTCATCGCCGACACCGCCGAGGAGGCGCTCGGCGGTGTCGACGTGCTGGTCAACAACGCCGCCGTGGTGACCACCACCGAGACGGCGCACCCGCTGGCGGAGACCACGTTCGAGCACTGGCGCGCGGTGTGGCGGCAGTCGGTCGAGGTCAACCTGCTCGGCGCGGCTGACCTCACGTTCTGCGTCGCCCGGCACATGATCGCCCGTGGCGCCCGCGGTCGGGTGGTCAACGTCGGTTCGCGTGGCGCCTTCCGCGGCGAACCGGACCACCCGGCGTACGGGGCGACCAAGGCCGCGTTGCACTCGCTGGGCCAGTCGCTCGCCGTGCACCTCGCGCCGCACGGCATCGCGGTCAGCGCCGTCGCGCCGGGGTTCATCGCCACCGAGCGGGTCGCGGACTGGCTGACGGGGGAGCGGGGCGCGGCGTTGCGGGCGCAGTCGCCGTTCGGCCGGGTCGCCGAACCGGGTGAGATCGCCGCCGCGGTCGTCTACCTCGCCTCGGCCGGGGCCGAATGGGCCGCCGGTGCCATCCTCGACGTCAACGGCGCCTCCTACTTGCGGTCCTGA
- a CDS encoding VOC family protein, whose translation MTRPAFHLAIPVDDLRRAREFYGGVLGLPEGRSDAKWVDWNFHGHQVVTHVVEGARAEAGRNPVDGHDVPVPHFGLVLTVDAFHELADRLRAAGTRFVIEPYQRFAGEKGEQWTMFLHDPAGNALEFKAFRDESQLFAR comes from the coding sequence ATGACTCGTCCCGCATTCCACCTCGCGATCCCGGTCGACGACCTCCGCCGAGCCCGGGAGTTCTACGGCGGGGTGCTCGGCCTGCCCGAGGGGCGCTCCGACGCGAAGTGGGTCGACTGGAACTTCCACGGCCACCAGGTGGTCACCCACGTCGTCGAGGGGGCGCGGGCGGAGGCCGGGCGCAACCCGGTGGACGGCCACGACGTCCCGGTGCCGCACTTCGGGCTGGTGCTGACCGTGGACGCGTTCCACGAGCTGGCCGACCGGCTCCGGGCCGCAGGGACGCGGTTCGTCATCGAGCCCTACCAGCGGTTCGCGGGCGAGAAGGGGGAGCAGTGGACGATGTTCCTGCACGATCCGGCCGGCAACGCCCTGGAGTTCAAGGCGTTCCGCGACGAGTCCCAGTTGTTCGCCCGATGA
- a CDS encoding GntR family transcriptional regulator, translating into MQPARRRGLAEEAADRIRDEILAGRFAPGSALREVELAASLRVSRGSVREGLAILEREGLVHSEWHRGTRIIGLTETDIIEVYAVRAALDRLATLTAARRGRPEQFDELDQLVATMERETRGAADGGRLVALDIEFHDCVYAMAGNGRLTSAWEAVRSQVHLFQAHRVRLSHEHYRTRVVGEHRELAALLRAGRVEGLGDLAEEHVQSACRGLLDSLQA; encoded by the coding sequence ATGCAGCCCGCCCGGCGGCGCGGCCTGGCCGAGGAGGCCGCCGACCGCATCCGCGACGAGATCCTCGCCGGCCGGTTCGCGCCCGGCAGTGCCCTGCGGGAGGTCGAGCTGGCCGCGTCCCTGCGGGTCAGCCGCGGGTCGGTGCGGGAGGGCCTGGCGATCCTGGAGCGGGAAGGCCTGGTGCACAGCGAGTGGCACCGGGGCACGCGGATCATCGGGCTGACCGAGACCGACATCATCGAGGTGTACGCGGTCCGCGCCGCGCTGGACCGGCTCGCGACGCTGACCGCGGCCCGGCGCGGACGGCCGGAGCAGTTCGACGAGCTGGACCAGCTGGTCGCGACGATGGAGCGGGAGACCCGGGGCGCCGCCGACGGCGGACGGCTGGTGGCGCTGGACATCGAGTTCCACGACTGCGTGTACGCGATGGCCGGCAACGGCCGGCTGACCAGCGCGTGGGAGGCCGTGCGGTCGCAGGTGCACCTCTTCCAGGCCCACCGGGTGCGGCTGTCGCACGAGCACTACCGGACCCGCGTGGTCGGCGAGCACCGGGAACTGGCGGCCCTGCTGCGTGCCGGGCGCGTCGAGGGGCTCGGCGACCTGGCGGAGGAGCACGTGCAATCGGCGTGCCGCGGACTGCTCGACAGCCTCCAGGCCTGA
- the fdhD gene encoding formate dehydrogenase accessory sulfurtransferase FdhD gives MGRVTVRRPVRKLTGDGQHRRADLLAAEEPLELRVGGAALAVTMRTPGHDVELAHGFLLSEGVIGARDDVFAARYCDGVDDQGRNTYNVLDLTLADGVAPPETGVERNFYTTSSCGVCGKAALDAVKLKTRFPPGQSAFAVTTEVLAGLPDALRAQQRVFASTGGLHAAGLFRADGSLLAVREDVGRHNAVDKVLGWALLEGRVPLSDCGLLVSGRASFELVQKAAMAGIPFLAAVSAPSSLAVELAEENGMTLVGFLRGTSMNLYTGDQRVLEPARA, from the coding sequence ATGGGCCGCGTGACGGTGCGACGTCCGGTGCGGAAGCTGACCGGCGACGGGCAGCACCGCCGGGCCGATCTGCTGGCGGCCGAGGAGCCGCTGGAGCTGCGGGTCGGCGGCGCGGCGCTGGCCGTCACCATGCGCACCCCCGGGCACGACGTGGAGCTCGCGCACGGGTTCCTGCTGTCCGAGGGCGTCATCGGCGCGCGCGACGACGTGTTCGCCGCCCGCTACTGCGACGGCGTGGACGACCAGGGACGCAACACCTACAACGTGCTCGACCTGACCCTGGCCGACGGTGTCGCACCGCCGGAGACCGGCGTGGAACGGAACTTCTACACCACGTCCTCGTGCGGGGTGTGCGGCAAGGCGGCACTCGACGCGGTGAAACTCAAGACCCGGTTCCCGCCCGGGCAGTCGGCGTTCGCCGTCACGACCGAGGTGCTCGCCGGGTTGCCGGACGCGCTGCGGGCCCAGCAGCGCGTTTTCGCCAGCACGGGCGGTCTGCACGCCGCCGGGTTGTTCCGCGCCGACGGGTCGCTGCTGGCCGTGCGGGAGGACGTGGGGCGGCACAACGCGGTCGACAAGGTGCTCGGCTGGGCGTTGCTGGAGGGCCGGGTACCGCTGTCGGACTGCGGGCTGCTCGTGTCCGGGCGGGCGTCGTTCGAACTGGTGCAGAAGGCCGCGATGGCGGGCATCCCGTTCCTCGCCGCGGTGTCCGCGCCGTCCTCGCTGGCGGTCGAACTGGCCGAGGAGAACGGCATGACCCTGGTCGGGTTCCTGCGCGGGACGAGCATGAACCTCTACACCGGCGACCAGCGCGTGCTGGAGCCGGCACGGGCGTGA